TAGGGGCACCATTGCAAGCATCTTGGTCCATCTATTGTCTTTGTTTGCATATATATTGGCAACAAAACCGTTCCCTTGAATTTCACTAGGAAACAATTCTAGACAACTTCATTCTTTACAGTTTGTTCCTTGTTCTCGTTTTCAAGACTCACCATATCATTCTTATCTCTTGAATGCAATCATGTTGCATGAGCAATCGACATTTCTAGACTAGGGCTATTTCTAAATTACACTTTATGGGTAATCAATTTCTTTTGACAGATTATCTACATCCTTATAGGTGGACCTTCATTAATGAGAAGATGATGCACCCTTTTAGTGCTGTACTTATAACAATCCTCAGTTTTTATTTGATGAATTATATCACAGATTCTGATTTTGCCTTCCATTTTAGCTGAGTTGAAGTGATTTTTATATGATGAAAGAAGTTTATCTTAATAAGAATTTtgcatttttcatatataatgaAAAGAAGTTTGTACTTTCGGATGCAGATATAATTGAACTATTGAAGTAACAATATATAAActttattacaaaataagaaACCATAAAGGCTAACATGAACTTGTAAAGTAAAACGATATCCATATTACACAAGATAAAAACCTAAATAACACACTCTTAGAATAAGTCTTGGACATAATATTCTTAACTAAATAAACTGACACACAAACCAAATTAACTATATCATGCTCAAGGCTTCATTCGCCCCTCATTGGCCATCTTGAAGAGGTTGGCTTGCGCTTCTGCTGCCTTATTTGAGGCAAGAGATGCTATAAATCTGTCTCTGACTTGCTGGGTTGTATAAGGGAACCTGTTGTTCACCAAGGAGTTAAGAAAGGAAGCTGTCCCTTCTCTGTAGAGTGCTCCTAGCCCATCAGTTCTAGTGTTGGAAAGTGCTTGTGGCAAGCTGAGACTGGCACCAAATCCTGGCATACTAGAGACACCAAATGCATGGCCTAAGGTTCCCCACCAGCCTAGCAATCCCCAAATGATTCCTGGGTGAGTGTTCCAGTAGCTGCAATTTAGAGGACAAGGTCCCATAGGTTACTTAACAGTGTGGCTGTATATCATATCATAGTTTATAGTGCAATGTAGTGAAAAGAAGTAGGAACTTACTTGCATGTACCAGTGAAGGGAGTTGGGGAAGGAAGGTAAGGGGGTGTGGAGGGGATAGTGGGGGTGCCGGGGTCAATTGGGGTTGAAGGTGGGCTCACAGTGATTGGTGTTGGGGGGCTACCACCTCCATAAGTTGGTGGTGAGTTATAGTACCCACCTCCTCCTGAGGGAGGGTGTGATGGTGTTGATGGGGTTGATGGTGTTGTTGGGGTTGATGGTGTTGTTGGGACTGAGGGTGTTGGAGTAGAGGGGTCATGTGGTGGTGTGCCACAGTTGCTGCCTGAGGGTGGTGATGGGGTTGGATTGTAACTTCCACCATCTGTGGGTGGTGATGGGGTTGGATCATAGCTTCCACCACCTGGGGGAGTTGATGGAGTTGGATTGTAACTTCCACCACCACCTGAGGGTGGTGAAGGAGTTGGATCATGGCTTCCACCAACTGGAGGACTTGATGGAGTTGGATTGTAACTTCCACCACCACCTGAGGGTGGTGATGGAGTTGGATCATAGCTTCCACCACTTGGAGGAGTTGATGGGGTTGGATTGTAACTTCCACCACCACCTGAGGGTGGTGATGGAGTTGGATCATAGCTTCCACCACCTGGGGGAGTTGATGGGGTTGGATTGTGACTTCCACCACCTCCATGTGATGTAGATCCATGATGAGAGGGTGTTCCATGTTGAGAGTGGTGTGGTGAGCTTCCGTGCCCACCACTCCCAGAGCCATGATCTGGAGAGCAGTATGAACCTTCAAGAAGTAAAAGCAACATATACTATTAGATTTTAAAGTTAAATGTCAAGATAGTTTCTTTAAGAGCTCTTGATCCTTCATACTTCAAATTTGAAAGTAAATGGCCTACTGTAGCTAGCAAGGAAATGATATCTTCTATTTTGCATAAATAATGAAGTAAATTATATAGTTGAGTAAGAGAATTACATAGAGAATTTGATAAATCTGTTCCTGCATGTGGGTCTGGAGAGTTGAAGTTCTGGTCCACAATGATGGCAGTGGTAGATATTACAGGGATGACAAGGTTCTGAGCAAGCACTCCAAGTAGCAATGTGAACATAGTGAAAGAAATAGGACTGTGTCTTTTCCTCTCCATTGTTTCTGACTGCTTAGAACACtgagaaagaagagaagggggggggggggggggggggtgttgaGTTTGGAGAGGGGAGTGGACTGGGAAGAATATATAAAATGGTTCACAGAGTGGAGTAAATATTAGCAGGTGGAGGAGTATGCGGGTTAGTTGATGTTTTGCAGGAGCATTTACTCCATATTTACTACTACTTCATGCAATAATGcctgaattttctaaaatagcTTTAAAACACAGGACTTGAGTTTAGTTGAACGCACTCTGCTAACTCTGGCCTTTGTTTCCTGTTGATCATAAGCTTGAGCTGGATTGTACTGACATTACTCATTAGCTTTGAGTGTTGCATTTGTCTTATTATGGCATTAATTACAGGCGTAAACCAGTTTATATTCTGTAAGCTTAGTGAGTTATACATTTATTTAACCTtcaataaatcaaatcaaatactaCTTGACAGAGAAATCTCCAGCAGCCGATGCATTTATTGGGGCTAATGGAGACGTGCCCCAggaataatttttcaatattatgCCCCATGAAAGATttctaagtatttattataatgataCCCTTAAAATTTGCTGGATCTACGTAATATATAGTCATTTGTATAATATCTATGTATGTATACTCCCATGCATTCGTAGATATATAAAAGCTGATAGTGTAATATAAAACCCACAAGGTATgaatcaaaaagaaaataaagaaaaaaaaaaagagaagaaaagaaaacatgaataaaaaacTCACCAGCTTGGTGTAACTTATCAATTTCCCtcagtttcttttcttccactttttaTGGCTTATTcttggacttaaaatatatgtataaagtaagaaaataaagatgTATTTAATGTTGATTTTTAAAGTGGGCTAAATTTAATgtgataatttatttcaaatttggaTGTTggaaatttttaactttttcactTTACATGGATCCTCACCTTAGAGTAGTTTGTTAGCTACATATTATTGACGGTTATCACTGTTTTGTACCAAGTCTAGCACATAAATTGcaataaatatatgatatttatctgaaaattctgtttattttttaaatactactcacatttttatttgaattaataaataacaattagcattcaattttttgttgtacAATTATCATTCTATTCAATCTAAACATTTTTTAGTATGCAAATTCAATATTTATGTAATAATCATTTtgcatgaaaaaatatattgaactaaggcagttgaaaaaaaaaaaagagagagaaaagggaCCCTAATGTCGAATATTACAAGTGTGAGTCATTCCGAACTAAATGACAATGGCAGAGGGTAGGTgagtttactaaaaaaaatgttgggaGAGTAGTGGATAATACGAGTGGTGTTTCCCCCCATTTTTTTGCCGGCAAGATTACAAGCTGTCCTCACATTTTGCTATTACTCGAGCAtcgattttgaatttttatattacaaatTTGTTTACGTATACTCTGTTTACTAAATTTTTTAGAAGTATTTATAGCAACTCCTTTCATGGAATTATAACAGATTGTTTAGCAATAGAGTTGCCCATGAATTAGCATCTTTAGCTTTTGATTTGCATGAGAAATACTTCCCTTCCTAGTGGAACATTTTGTGTCTactaagtgtgtgtgtgtttgaattTCCGGTGGAGGGTCTAAAAGTATgtttaagagaaaaatgaatttaaaattatatttagtaagtctccaaaaatatatttgagacTAAAATTTTGTCTTGAAACTCAGTTgtggaaaaataatatttgagatGTTTTTACAAACTTAAGTTTAACCTAaacttaaattttcaaattttaatccaaacatacataaatcattTTGTGTCTACTACCGAATAACATCTAGTTTTTCACcctcaaaagagaaaaaaaaaacttcaaaaataaaggtgcataaattaattttaatttatggagaagtttaattaatatattttacttattttttttctataaatgtttatagaaaaaattatcaaacacatatccttaaatatttgttgatataaataaataaatgtgtgTAGACTGTAGTGTATAGGACTGGAGGAAGTTGGCTGTGAGCTGTCGCATATGGACTAAATAGAAAAGACAAAGCTGTTGTCTATTTGTTAGTAAGGAAGTAAAATGCTATTGTTATCCATGGTTGTGGAAGTAGGAACTGGAAAGTCTCTCATCAATGGAGTTGTGAACTTTTCATGGATTGTGACTGTTTTGGGACAGGTGCTTCGGAAGGGACATTTCTGAGTTCATTCGTTAAAGCTTGGATTTGTATATTATTCTTCATCAATAGGACATAAATAAGGATTtggatttttctcttttcaagtTTCTTAGGGTTTAGTAACACGTTGTCCTACTACTTTATgacatttatatttaaaattgattttatatgtaaagttaaaaaaaaaaaaaaactaaaaaattattgtgaaatacTCTGACAAAAATTATTTACGTGTGAAACTTGAAAATATAATTGAGACACTTTGCAACCTAAGAAGGATGGACACTTCAAATGAATGTTATGTCCAGGTGTTAGATACTCTTTGGACACTCGATGGACATCATGTCAGATAGGGAGTTGGATGCCGCCAATACTTTTTCAAACAACTGAACACGCTGCAAATACTTCTCTAAACCAACACAACATGCAATAGATATTTATCTGGACACACcacaaatattttgaattacaTGAAGTAGATATTTACCATGCGGATGGAGAATTCTAGTAatttaaggaaattaaaatacatgcatttgaattatttgtaattgaattctcttcattttacaaataatttattttaataaagcatttcaaattgtattttaatttatttatttggatagagtaattcaatgtcttctatgtaaatttttttaatatttatttgaaaattaaaatttcaatattgaactttattgaaaataaatattaactaatttttaaatatatcataatttaaaataattttaataataattcaaaaatataaatataaagaatttACTAGCACCACCATATAAGAacattcatttataaatttataaaatattcacGATACAAATCAAATCATGAGAAAATAAATTTggtaaataaaatcataaaaaataagtaaaagaagTACATACAAATAAGTGTGATAACAACTTATAATTTTAGCAAAGCATATGATTTCTAACTATTCAATACTTTTACAACAATTATAGATTTTAATGTGTCCGTGTTATATTTGTGTCTGTCTCCATGTTCGAGTTCATGTTTCATAGGTTTCAACACCTTTTCATTTGCTGGAgtttcaatttagattttttgtgCCTACTGCCTTGGTAAACATACATTTTGGACTTTCCAAGGAGCACCTTCTctgtttgaaataaataaatattcatgaCACATAAACCTTGCTTTTCATTTGTatggtgattttttttgtcttaacttAACACTTTGATTCATTAAGGAAAAGAAATCctgactaatttaaaatttgattgaaaaataagtTTGATAAAAGAATTATTTCCATCAATGATCGAGTTCAAGTACTACCCAAACGATTTAACCTTAACTTTAGCATATTAATCACAAATATTCAATCACTTCATTAGGTGATATAGGATATTTTCATATAGCtgtattttagaaaattattcatctccaattcatttttatataggTAGCAATTCTAGTATCCAATATTCTTATACTTTATGTATAGGTAGACActcattttcaaattcattatccacattttaattaaataagagtgttattttatattctaattATGAAACATAATAAgcaaaatatttaactaaatttaaatccAGCATACCAGTGGATTCAAGTCCGAAAAAATGTAGAAGAAAGGTGTTTTCTGTTTTTGCATAAATTTAACAGAAATAACTCATTTCACATTGGTGAAGGACCACCCTTCTAAACAATTAATAATTCCTGAAATATTGGTTACAGGTGTTGGGCAAATCTCGGGCTAAAGTGAAGCTGGAAGATGACTAATAAATAACAAGGCCATAGGTATCcattatgttaattattaacGGAATAATCACTattaaatcatgtttataattataaatttacatgtgcacagaaaagtaatgttatttatatattgtaaCATTgtatttagaatattttttataacattatttGTTCCGAACTGTTACTCGACCCATCTTGGTCTATTTGATTAGAGTAGACATGTTGACCCAAAAACTATAGAAGTCCAATTCATCACTACTCAACAATGTTTAATGTTCCTCACCACTTCCTAATGTTGCACAAGAGTCAAGAGCTCATATATACGAACGTGAAATGCTGAAACATATGACATAAAACTGTCAGCAATGAACACCCCCGAATTGTGGGATTAAGCGTTCGTCACATTATCTTGCATGAGAATTATCATCCTAGCTTGAAGAGAGCCATAAGTGTAAACACAAAATATGCACactcaaattctttttttattttttataatgcaCACTCAAATTCTAATTTACTTCACCTTGTATGACATACATTGTCTTGGATAGTACTAGTACTCTGGTAGAGTCTTACAAGTAATTACCCTAGAGTTTAATTCGTAAAAGACCATTgaagaattcaaattttaccttGAATATTTCACCTTAGGATTGGAAGTAAACACTattttctctatcttttttgCTCACATTAACTACcttattacatttattttcttttcgtattttttttattgttcaaaagatAATGCTGTCGATCGTCTAATCTGCATAAGTTTTGATAATTAAGTCTTGGCTGTATTGAATGCAACCGTCTAACTTCTCTGAGTCTATCACATGCTAACAATTATGTCTATAGGAAGCTTCCCTCCTGACATAAAAGTTGTTGCTTCCTTCGAAGTCCACAATCTCAATCCGTTGGCAATATGTTTCGGTGGTTACCATATGGCTGTGATAGAATCGACGAGCTTATTATACCAGATTGGAAGGACCATAGCgttgttaataattttcttttatttacttaCCAAAATAGACGAGTTGTTAAAGACTGAACTTTTGTTTATGAACGTAGTTGCTATTCTAAGGAAGACTgagtcatcaataacaacataagtaaatttGACATTTCATTTTAATCCAAAATCTTAAGATTTAGTATTATGgatctttttcttatttatatgatgttaaatttttttactacttGATGTAGAATTTCATCTCTATTCTAACACACTTTACACCCTGATATGCTAAACATGAAAGACAGGCAATTTATTAATCTCAGTTATACAATCCATAACCTCTTATTAAACACCTAACCAAAAGGTGTAAACAATTTGTTAATCTTGGCCCGATGATTGATATAGTAATAATCTAACAACGAGTCAAAATTTGGTGACATTGAGCAAATACAAATCTTGTTATTAAAGTAATCATAatatttcttgtaaaaaaacaaCTGTATACAAATCATTCACAGCTTGTTTATAGAGTTCCTTTGACATATGAAATGATGAACCTTCTATGCTAAACATCCCCCAACAAGCAATAAATTCACAAAATCCAGCTTTCTAAGATGCATGGAAATGATGCTGATTTAATTTATCGCCATGCACCGAAAACTTTGTTTAGAATGTTCAACCACTGTGCTTAGGCGGTTACAAACAACATTATCTCAAACTTATCAGCCTACCTTTTCTAATTACTTTAAGAAGATGTTTTAAAGTTGAGATTCAGAGACGGTGATTCTGCACCATCAGACAACAATCAGTATTTACATTGCTGCAATAATGAGCAATCATGATGACTGAAACAGGATCCAAAGTCACATAAAACAACGAGACTTCACCAGATTTTTAGGGATTCTTGGGTAACTAAAAAGCTTCTAGCGTTGACCAtgaagagaaatttttttattttccatcatGAATTTCTCAGGTATGTAATGATGATTACGTGTCATTCTTTTGGGACGATGAATCTATTACAGAAAGGAATCCTACAGTATTCTTTTCACAAGCTGTGGTGCTATAgtactattttttcttctttttttgtttgtcacAAATTAGAAATTTATTAGGAAGGAATTGACTTCAAGGATGATCAACATTATAACAATCGTAAAATTCATTTGGGTTTGACTTCATTTATCTTCTTCCACAAACCACAGGTTCCTATAAAAATGTGCTAAACCAACATTTGAATCTTAAAACAATTTATAGATATGAGCTTAAATTTTTCTAAGTCCTTGATCCTTACAAGTTCACCAATATTTGGGGatattatctattttaatttatggggTTTGTTTCCCCTACTACTTTTGCCAGTCTCTTTCAATTTCTTGAGACACAAGCAATGCTACAAAGACAAAAGAAAGCTCCCCCCAGGGGAAATGGGGTTTCCATTGATAGGGGAGACCATGGAATTCTTCAATGCTCAAAGGAGAAACCAATTGTTTGAAGAGTTTGTTCATCCTCGCATTCTGAAGCATGGGAAGATTTTCAGAACAAGGATCATGGGGTCTCCAACTGTGGTTGTGAATGGAGCTGAGGCCAATAAATTCTTGTTGTCTAATGAGTTCAAGTTGGTGAAAAGCTCTTGGCCTTCTTCCTCAGTTGAGCTCATGGGAAGGGACTCTATCATGGAGAAAGATGGGGAAAGGCACCGATTCCTCCGTGGTGTTATTGGCACAAGCCTTGGTTATGCTGGACTTGAGCTGCTAGTTCTAAAACTGTGCAATTCTGTTCAGTTTCACTTAGCTACAAACTGGAAGGGCCAACATAAGATTAGTCTTTACCGTTCAACAAAAGTCCTCAGTTTTAGCGTAGTGTTTGAGTGTTTATTAGGAATCAAAGTGGAGCCAGGTTTGCTAGATACCTTTGAAAGAATGTTGGAGGGAGTGTTTTCTCCAGCAGTCATGTTTCCAGGTTCTAAATTTTGGAGAGCAAAGAAGGCCAGGGTGGAGATAGAAAAGATGTTGGTCAAAGTggtgagagagaagagaagggaAATGGAAGGAAGCATGGGAAGAGAACCAGATGGAATGCTGCTGTCCAAATTGGTATACGGGATGATCCAAGGGGAGAAAAAGAGGTCATAGACAATGTGGTACTACTAGTTTTTGCAGCTCATGATACTACTTTTGCTGTTGCTATGACATTCAAGATGTTGGCTAAGCATCCTGATTGCTTTGGAAAACTTCTTCAAGGTAATCTAATTCTATCATCATActtaaattagattttaatttctatgcactgttagtgtaaaaaaattacattattaattaatcaaaaatcataataaatacaacttttaagataattattataagataattattataaaagtaaaaaaaaaacttatcatatatatcaaattgtaattaaatgatattataaaaaattttcatAACGTAAGTGTATAGactattttctctttcaattatCTACTTACTTTATGCAGAACATGTTGCTATAATGAGCAACAAAAGATGGGGTGAGAATCTCACAATGAAGCATGAGATTGTTCCCTTCAATCTTTGGTTCTTTCAGGAAGGCTATTACTGATATTGAATATGAAGGATTCATTATACCTAGCGGATGGAAGGTGAATACTACTTTCTTGTTTCCTTCTTAAATCCATGCATGCATATCTCATAATTTGTCAATTTGGAATTAAATCATATAACACGGGGTTTCTTGTGGCTCTTCTCAGGTGCTATGGACAACATACGGGACACATTACAATGAAGAGTATTTTAAGGATCCTATGAGTTTCAACCCAAGTAGGTTTGAGGAGGGAATACCCCAATATGCATTTATTCCCTTTGGAGGAAGGCCAAGAGCGTGTGCAGGGTACCAACTAGCTAAGTTAAATATCCTCATATTTGTGCACTATGTTGTGACCCAATATGAGTGGTTCTTACTCCACCCAGATGAGCCAGTCGCAATGGATCCTTTGCCTTTCCCTTCCCTTGGAATGCCCATTAGAATTTCTCCCAAGTATACATGATCATACAACCCTCAAAATGAATTTGTTTtaccatataaaaatattgtaacCTTGGAACACATTGACATTACCAATAagacaataattaatattattttgtttcctaTCGTATGCTGTCCTTGAATTGAGGCGTTTGCACATGTTATTTACTTGGGTATGGATCCAGTTTTCGACTAGATTTGGAAGAAAATTCAGAACATATTATAAAAGATGCACATGAACAACATCTTTGGAATATACTAGTTAAAAAGAATGTTTAGGAAACAAATCCATTGAAGATCACAACTCCAGAAAAGATATTGGTGTTGCGTACATTTCAACATTTCCAAAGTAAATGGCTGACATAAAATTATTGCGAAAAGTACGTAGTAACTGATGAAAGACGTGATTGGTTATGCTTCTTTTAGTTTATCAAATTCTTAATCTTTTAGAACCGTCTGATGTTTAATTAAACAAGGATGAAGATGGAAATTAATGAAGTGGGCACGTTCATTCATTAATCATTGCTATATGATATACTAAGTTATACGTTACAAGCTAGGACGCTATTTATAAAAGACAAACTCACGTGGTCTTTCACATATAGTATGAATGCATACCAAACATGAACATATATAGTGGTGTATTTCAAAAGATAACACGTTTACaatttagaaatgaagtctcctGCTTCCTCACATGTCACCATCATCAAGTATTAAATATCAAAACACCACTGAGAAGAGAAAACGGATGCACTGGAGATCAAAGTATGATTAGAACAAACATAACAGGCATATCATTCGTGATCACCTAATCACTGAGAACCGAATGCAAAAATGCTTAAAATTAAACCTTTTTAATGAATTCTTTGGTTTaagaaaatacttttatattttaattttacatataaaaatattatattatttttgtaagcAAATTACTCGAACTTCCTttctattttgcattttttgtaCATTTTTTCTATGTAATTAAAACCTACACaaattctctcccttttttttggtgaatggaAGGAGAGACCCCTAAGAacaattaattcattaaaaatccTGAGAAAACGTGATAGAGGATACATCTGTCAAAACTACAGTTGATAAAAATTGAGAAACAATCTCAAAAAATCGTAGCTGCTTATCTAACAACAAACCAAGCTTAGCTAAACAATCAGCCACTAGATTTCCTTCTCTTAAGGCATGATGTTACGAAATGCTACCTCCAAGCTCTAGGAACTTCACTATCTCTTGACTTAAACTAAAGCATGGATGGTAAGTAGGACATCCAGTAGTGAGCAATATAATGGCTACTTGCTAGTCTGATTCTACTTCAAACTGTTGGAAACCACGACTCCAAGCATCTGCAAACCAATTTTAATGGCCCACAATTCATCCATGACAACAGAACAAATTTTAATCCCATTATAACTATAAGTGTGAGGTGAGATCTCATATCGAATAGTTGAAGGTTATAACTGAAAAAAAgacttataaatttaagatttaaagttttagattaaaatatgttgttaaATTTCTAATGTTAAATCTCTCAAATTTAAATCAACCCTCTCTCCTGTTTTATACAAACCTCCTTTTATTGTATACAcataattacaataaatacttaTAAGGTAGTACTATTAAAagtaaacattattaaatttgtaattgaattttttatatcagaataacataaataatgaaaaaataaaaatatgaaaaaaaatattttataatgggagaaattttatataaattaaaagtataaagaatttatgtaaaaaaaaaaaaagtttaaacaattgaccctatttttatttagtttcctatctttagataaaaaataaaatgtgtttgtACTCATTTCTTTGGAAAGTTTAAGATTCTGatataaatgttgttaacacaGCTTGATGATAACACACTTATGATGAGTCGTAAATCCGATTTataactcaagaaattcaaatgagcTCTACTATGCATGATCtcatctgataaaaaaaaagtcatgccTATTTATTGGGTGTATTTTGTCTTGACTCTTGACCATTATATTGGGTCCAAGGATTAGATGTCCATCCTTCTTCAATTGGACAATTGAGAATCCCTCAAACGTCTTAAAAGCACAAATGCTTATTAAGCTATATGATTCCCGATCGAACACTCCACAATCCCTTGAAGTTAAGCTTGAAAGACACATACATTTGACGATCCACAACATGGTCAAGCTCGAGATTGAGAACATATATACTAACTATTAAGAAGTCTTAAATCCGGTTAACACCtcaaaaaatccaaataaacTTTACTACACGTGACCAAAGGAATTATGACTATTTATTGAGTATGCCTGTAAGAATTATTATATTGCATCCTATTTTGACATTAGAGAAAGATTTTGTTGggagaaacaaaatttatttcgGTGATCTCTACGTCTCAAGGATTAATTCCATGACTTCGGACTGTGGGAATACAACCCTTCAAACATCAAATTTAGAAGACACGTAGCTTTTTTTGCTGGATGAGATCCACGgtcaaaatcaaataataatatccAGATGTAAATGGATCGGAAATGTAGCAACTGATATTACTAGTTGTGCTAGCAGTAGATGTAGATGTGGGTCTGGGGAGGAAGACTTAGCTACACGAGTTTTCTGATACAGTTTTGACTATATGCATTGCACGGCACTGAATACTGATATATGGCAGAGTGGTCTGTTGTGAACGTGAAGAAGTTAAGATGGTCTGTCTGAATTGCCACCCACTGGGGGCACCTAgctcaccaccaccatcactaTTTGACAGCTAGCACTGCACAATAACTACTTGATCGTGATATATATTTGCACCGTCAATTATTTACATTCTATTACTCCAATTTCTAGAATTTGGTTCAACTTCTATACCAAGAGGAGCCTTTGGTGTGAGTGTGTGTGACCATCATGCTGCACATGCAGGAACTCTTATGCagagtttttttctttaaagtaaaaaaagtaatacagataaaataaaataaaataaatagcttacaaaattgattttccTACCTTCAAGTCATCGATCCAAGGGGCGCTAAATTTAGCGTACACTCAGCCGCCAGCACCACGTACTCACGTAGTTTTGTTTTCGTGTACCATACTCAATACTTTACCGCAATTTTGATACTAGTTAActagtattatttatttcttttaatcattttcctagtgtttaattaattattatttttcatcatcAAACATGTGGATTAACTGACTTAGAATTCTTTTTAGTTTAATCAGATATCTGATATTCAGGTCTTAACTATGtagt
The genomic region above belongs to Glycine max cultivar Williams 82 chromosome 14, Glycine_max_v4.0, whole genome shotgun sequence and contains:
- the LOC121173472 gene encoding protodermal factor 1, which gives rise to MERKRHSPISFTMFTLLLGVLAQNLVIPVISTTAIIVDQNFNSPDPHAGTDLSNSLCSYCSPDHGSGSGGHGSSPHHSQHGTPSHHGSTSHGGGGSHNPTPSTPPGGGSYDPTPSPPSGGGGSYNPTPSTPPSGGSYDPTPSPPSGGGGSYNPTPSSPPVGGSHDPTPSPPSGGGGSYNPTPSTPPGGGSYDPTPSPPTDGGSYNPTPSPPSGSNCGTPPHDPSTPTPSVPTTPSTPTTPSTPSTPSHPPSGGGGYYNSPPTYGGGSPPTPITVSPPSTPIDPGTPTIPSTPPYLPSPTPFTGTCNYWNTHPGIIWGLLGWWGTLGHAFGVSSMPGFGASLSLPQALSNTRTDGLGALYREGTASFLNSLVNNRFPYTTQQVRDRFIASLASNKAAEAQANLFKMANEGRMKP